A genome region from Nocardia sp. NBC_01730 includes the following:
- a CDS encoding DUF6081 family protein, with protein sequence MTYDDLNGPDLRDDRWRFLEVPLGDGQTWSYADPSARTDIEDGTVSVRIDTFTRSHSDVQILDNPKHLLVSVQEFDLNGGPRTFAVEMAAENIGSTGEDYRDGFAAFNVLDMGSAQVFDLIATSKHAYAIHERLFVPGVVPEEQAFTHIVHAPLAGIDIKPAEFHHYAVTIDRGACSVSWSVDATPVYTAHVPNLPETVQIGFGIITLHPIRDGQSTSLRGQGLHGLWRKFIAD encoded by the coding sequence ATGACCTACGACGACCTGAACGGACCAGACCTCCGAGACGACCGGTGGCGCTTTCTGGAAGTTCCCCTGGGGGACGGCCAGACCTGGAGCTACGCCGACCCCTCGGCCCGGACCGACATCGAAGACGGCACCGTGTCGGTCCGCATCGACACCTTCACCCGGTCGCATTCGGACGTCCAGATCCTCGACAACCCGAAGCATCTGCTGGTGTCGGTCCAGGAATTCGACCTCAACGGTGGACCTCGGACCTTCGCGGTGGAGATGGCAGCCGAGAACATCGGCTCCACCGGCGAGGATTACCGGGACGGGTTCGCCGCCTTCAATGTCCTCGATATGGGCAGCGCCCAAGTGTTCGACCTGATCGCGACCAGCAAGCACGCCTACGCGATTCACGAACGGCTGTTCGTGCCCGGTGTCGTACCGGAAGAACAAGCGTTCACGCATATCGTGCACGCTCCGCTGGCGGGCATCGACATCAAACCCGCCGAATTCCACCATTACGCGGTCACCATCGACCGGGGTGCCTGCAGCGTCAGCTGGTCCGTCGACGCCACCCCCGTCTACACCGCACATGTACCGAATCTGCCGGAGACTGTTCAGATCGGATTCGGCATCATCACCCTGCATCCGATCCGTGACGGGCAAAGCACCTCGCTGCGCGGACAGGGTCTGCATGGTCTCTGGCGAAAATTCATCGCGGACTGA
- a CDS encoding SAM-dependent methyltransferase translates to MSDPTPQTGVRAPVGVDTTRASIARVYDATLGGKDNYEVDRYVRDKVAEVAPHQSDVARMNRRWLHRVVRYLAGTAGIDQFLDIGAGLPTVGNTHEIAQQQNPEARVVYVDNDPVCNIHGRVLLERNEFTHFVPADLTEPKTLLAHSEVTPHLDLTRPLALILCGILHHVDDALDPAGIMRQYIDALPAGSYVGITHFYDPDDGSEAHDMAIELQRRFTEMGLGSGWYRTHEEIASYFGDLELIEPGLVELDDWWPMGPSVRPRLTEERLLLGGLGYKSGSLDTVVTSLHRRAASKNYRPGSANGGSAER, encoded by the coding sequence ATGTCCGATCCCACTCCCCAGACCGGTGTCCGTGCGCCGGTTGGCGTGGACACGACACGGGCGAGCATAGCCCGCGTATACGACGCCACTCTGGGCGGCAAAGACAATTACGAGGTCGACCGCTACGTCCGCGACAAGGTCGCCGAGGTCGCGCCACATCAGAGCGACGTGGCACGGATGAACCGCCGCTGGCTGCACCGCGTGGTCAGGTATCTGGCCGGAACCGCGGGCATCGACCAATTCCTCGACATCGGGGCGGGTCTGCCCACCGTGGGCAACACGCATGAGATCGCCCAGCAGCAGAACCCCGAAGCGCGCGTGGTGTACGTCGACAACGACCCGGTCTGCAATATCCACGGTCGTGTGTTGCTGGAACGCAACGAATTCACCCACTTCGTGCCTGCCGATCTGACCGAGCCGAAAACGCTGCTCGCGCACTCGGAGGTCACCCCGCATCTCGACCTCACCCGCCCGTTGGCGCTGATCCTGTGCGGAATCCTGCACCACGTCGACGATGCGCTGGATCCCGCCGGGATCATGCGCCAGTACATCGACGCACTCCCCGCCGGTTCGTACGTCGGGATCACGCACTTCTACGACCCCGACGACGGCTCCGAGGCCCACGACATGGCCATCGAGCTGCAACGGCGTTTCACCGAAATGGGTTTGGGCTCCGGCTGGTACCGGACTCACGAGGAGATCGCCTCGTACTTCGGCGATCTGGAGTTGATCGAGCCCGGCCTGGTCGAACTCGACGACTGGTGGCCGATGGGCCCGTCGGTACGCCCGCGGCTGACCGAGGAGCGGCTGCTGTTGGGCGGACTGGGTTACAAATCCGGATCCCTGGACACCGTCGTGACCTCCCTGCATCGCAGGGCGGCAAGCAAGAACTATCGACCTGGTTCCGCCAATGGCGGTTCGGCGGAAAGGTAA
- a CDS encoding helix-turn-helix domain-containing protein, giving the protein MTNDEDSSGDAESLAAERGPTVLRIALGSRLRQLREGCGISREAAGDSIRGSHAKISRLELGRTGFKERDLRDLLTLYGVVDPAERETYLESARRANDPGWWQNYSDLLPVWFETYIGLEQAATTIRTYEAQFVPGLLQTADYARAVIQLGNTDETERRVAIRVRRQHILFRVVAPTLWAVIDENALRRPVGGMRVLREQIEHLVEMAERPNIRIQVLPYSAGGHSAAGGPFSILRFPETELLDIVYTEQLTSSLYLDKRRDVELYMSVMNRLSVEALSPPGSLRFLRDLLSEMSPGGGIV; this is encoded by the coding sequence ATGACGAATGACGAAGACAGCAGCGGAGATGCGGAATCTCTTGCGGCAGAACGTGGTCCGACGGTACTGCGGATCGCGCTCGGCAGTCGGCTGCGTCAGCTGCGCGAAGGTTGCGGGATCAGCAGGGAGGCCGCGGGTGATTCCATCCGCGGGTCGCATGCCAAGATCAGTCGTCTGGAGTTGGGGCGGACCGGGTTCAAGGAGCGCGACCTGAGGGATCTGCTGACCCTCTACGGTGTTGTCGACCCCGCTGAACGCGAAACGTACCTCGAATCGGCCCGCAGAGCCAACGACCCGGGCTGGTGGCAGAATTACAGCGACCTGCTCCCCGTCTGGTTCGAAACCTACATCGGCCTCGAACAAGCCGCGACCACGATCCGCACCTACGAGGCGCAATTCGTTCCTGGTCTGCTGCAGACCGCCGACTACGCCCGTGCGGTGATCCAGCTCGGCAACACCGACGAAACGGAGCGGCGGGTCGCCATCCGTGTGCGTCGTCAGCATATTCTCTTCCGGGTCGTCGCCCCGACCCTGTGGGCGGTGATCGACGAGAACGCGCTACGAAGACCGGTCGGCGGGATGCGGGTGCTCCGGGAGCAGATCGAGCACCTGGTAGAGATGGCCGAGCGTCCCAACATCAGAATCCAGGTGCTGCCGTATTCGGCCGGAGGGCATTCCGCCGCGGGCGGGCCGTTCAGCATCCTGCGCTTTCCAGAGACCGAACTGCTCGACATCGTCTACACCGAGCAACTCACCAGCTCGCTCTACCTGGACAAACGGCGCGACGTCGAGCTGTACATGTCGGTCATGAACCGGCTCAGCGTGGAAGCGTTGTCACCGCCGGGGAGCCTGCGATTCCTCAGGGACCTGCTTTCGGAGATGAGCCCGGGCGGGGGGATTGTTTGA
- a CDS encoding LysR family transcriptional regulator ArgP: protein MDLQLDQLRALDAAITEGTFDAAARRLNVTPSAISQRIKTLEDAAGRILVRRTKPVRATESGLAVLRLARQIELLARDTARELGDELSEGPVRVPIAVNADSLETWVMSALGCAPSGVCFEIHREDEEHTTGLLRDGTVMAAITATAQPVQGCKVDRLGAMRYRPVASPEFARTWFGDGAAAGAYAVAPVVLFDRKDDLQDRLLRRRSRKPLDPPRHYVPSSAGFATAVRLGLGWGMLPDLQTKDDLAAGRLVPIDPGVVIDVPLYWQQWRVHSAALSAVAATIAAAAADALR from the coding sequence ATGGATCTCCAACTCGACCAGCTTCGCGCACTCGACGCCGCGATCACCGAGGGGACGTTCGACGCGGCGGCGCGCCGACTGAACGTCACGCCGTCGGCGATCAGTCAGCGGATCAAGACGCTGGAAGACGCGGCGGGACGGATTCTCGTGCGGCGCACGAAACCGGTGCGTGCCACCGAATCCGGGCTCGCGGTGCTCCGGCTGGCCAGACAGATCGAGTTGCTCGCCCGGGACACCGCGCGCGAACTCGGCGACGAGCTGTCCGAGGGGCCGGTCCGGGTGCCGATCGCGGTGAACGCCGATTCGCTGGAGACCTGGGTGATGTCCGCGCTGGGGTGTGCGCCGTCCGGGGTGTGTTTCGAGATCCACCGCGAGGACGAGGAGCACACCACCGGGCTGCTGCGCGACGGCACCGTGATGGCCGCGATCACGGCCACCGCGCAACCGGTGCAGGGCTGCAAGGTCGATCGACTCGGTGCGATGCGGTACCGGCCGGTGGCCAGTCCGGAGTTCGCCAGGACCTGGTTCGGTGACGGCGCCGCGGCGGGGGCCTATGCGGTGGCCCCGGTCGTGCTCTTCGACCGCAAAGACGACCTGCAGGATCGGCTCCTGCGTCGCCGCAGCCGAAAGCCACTCGATCCGCCGCGCCACTACGTCCCGTCGTCCGCCGGATTCGCCACGGCCGTCCGCCTCGGGCTCGGTTGGGGCATGCTGCCCGACCTGCAAACCAAGGACGATCTTGCGGCCGGCCGGCTGGTCCCGATCGACCCCGGCGTCGTCATCGATGTCCCCTTGTACTGGCAGCAGTGGCGCGTGCACTCCGCCGCCCTCAGCGCCGTCGCCGCCACCATCGCCGCCGCGGCGGCGGACGCGTTACGCTGA